From the Lactuca sativa cultivar Salinas chromosome 9, Lsat_Salinas_v11, whole genome shotgun sequence genome, the window tctctcaacaaagtCGATtatgaattcgacttgtctttcaGGTGGGACTCCTGGAAGATCATCGGGGAAAATGTTAGGGAAATTACAagcttcggggatgctctcgaagTCTCTCACTTCTTGTTTCTTATCAACCACGTGAGTTAGAAAAGCATAGTACTCCTTGCATAgatacttttgtgccttgatgtaGGAAATAATTTGTAGGTTCGCACcagatttgtcgccgtaaatgaTAAGGGTTTCATTACTTATgttatgttgtaaattttatatattaaactaaatatatattgtattaagttgtatagtttatataaattttatgttaaaatatgaataaatgtaTGCATGAAAATATTAAACTTTGTATTACtgaattaatatgattattaaactgtgaatatgtCTTATACacgatatatttttttaaataattctaCTATTTAGAAAAAAAAGAAGATTGAGTTTATCAAGAcataaatctatttttttttaattaaagttTTGTATATTTGGTTGCAAAAATAAAATGGTATGTATTATAAATAATTACCAAAGAAATGAGaactacaatattttttttattaagctGTGAATATAAACAGAAAATGTCATTAAATTTACTATTAGTCCAACAGTGGTCCGACGGTGGTTCGACAACTGTCCAACAACTAGTGACAATTAGTTGTAAATTAGAGAATATAATGTTTgtttaatataatattaatatttgatAAGTCCAAAATGTTCttaatgaaaacatttaaaaaatggtTCTTATGTATTCGTCGATGTCACACGCTCTTTCCGGTAGGATATCCACGATATCACAAACATGATAATTGTTAGACAAAATtctaaaaatggtccctgtggtatgcatttttttgggggttttagtccaaactacGACTTTTTtttattggtggtccttttggcCATGTTTGTTCGTAGATTTGGTCCCTcgtaaaattgaaatgactataatacccttctgatatatttttttatttttttctatttaatttaaatgaaaaagaaaataaataattaattagggtctctctctctctctctcacacacacacacacacaaccaccccaTATCCCCCATATTCATGCTTGTCTTCTTCACCTCTACATCTTTAATACACAGAGTACAACTTTTGTAGAAATCCAAGCAACAAATCTTATGTGCTTCTAAACCTAGAAAATCAAGAACCGGGTGTAGTTCTCAATCGATTAACAACATTTGTTGTTCTTCTTTTTTCCATCAAAGTGTACACAAAGAGAAAAAAACAAGTCTGTTTCTCATCGTCTCAAATCCTAAGGAAATCAGCCACTGTCATCATCTCATACCCACAACTTGAGACCTGCTTATCAATTTCacaaagaaagaagaaagagacATCGAATCTGCATCTCTGTCCCATCTTCTCGTTCAAAATCAAATAAGAAATAAAGGATCGTTGAGAGCTACGATcgaaaacacatacacacacctaTTAATCGATCCAGCTAAGATAAAGAAAGGATATCCATGGTTCGGTTTCACACATAAAATCAATTTCATATTCGAAATTGATTTCATATTGCATTAGGGCTTACCGAGATTGGATCTTGAGAGATCGACATGGTTAAATCTTGACAGATTCAAAATCGTTTTTTCCCCTGATATGTCTTCAACTTCTCAATCAATTTCATCTGTTGTTCTTGAAGAGCAAACCAAGAACATTGAATGTTCATGTGTGTTAAAGTGCAAACATGTGaattgatttccaaaaacaaaaaatagatcACCGCTGACATCCGTCAACGACGAACATCACCATCACCTGCCAGTAGACCTAACAACATCGTTCTCGTCGCTTTTTTCTTCCTCCCTGTCCATaaccaaaccctaaatcttgatatTTTATGTGGGTTTCATCGCGGTAGTTTGGTCTAAGGGTTTCAATGGAGGAGATGGTCAATTTCCCGACAATGGAATGATTATCGAGGTTCAGCGGGTAAGGAAGTTAAACCTTTTTTTCTCAGGTTCTTTAACATTTTTTCTCTCACAAATTTAGTTAAAAGTAGTGTTTGGTGCAAAAAAATCAGAGAAGGAATCAAATGTTTCATTATATTGGAATGACAAAAAGGAGTTTAATTTGTCTTGGCTTAACAATGCTAGCTACTAAAAGCCTGAAAGTCTTGTTAACAGGAGGAATCCAATCAGAATTTAATGTCTTTGTTAACCATGAGTCTTTTCCTTGGCTGAAATTGTGACCAGGACGGAGATTATATACAACAAATACTTGCATTCTACAAAAGATTTGGGGACAAACAAATGGGTGGGGCACTAGGGCTGTTACATCCTTGCTGAGAAGATAGAATAATAGAAAACAATAACTTGATTGCTTGCTGCCCAACTCACTATATGCTGATCTCCCACACCTGTTGTTCAAGTCCCAACTTCAATTATctcccccagacaacatatacaCAGATAAGTGTTGGAAATAACCCATAAAACATATACATTAATAAGGAGAAAAGGAAGGTTCTTGCATTCTAAAACTTAGACACCATTCATACCCGTTGAGGAAGTAGAAACGCAAATTCAGAAAATAGGTAGCCCGCCAGAATGAGGGAACCGCTGACCTACAATTCAGAAAACGGGATAAATCCAAAGCTGGAGGGAAAACATCATAGTGAAAGGTTGAAGGAGTGGACAAGGGAAACGCTGGGCAATAAACGATCGAACTTACCTGTCGTCGTATAGGCACCGACGATTTTGCCTCAGCTCACAAGAGTAACCGTATTTACTGTGCGTGCGATAGGGACGATAAGGTTGGAGGATTGGGAAAAAGTATTTAACTCAGCGAAACCCTATAGGGACAATAAGTCGTTCCTATTGTTGCCCATTAAAACGACGTCGCCCTGTTTTTTGATATGTACgcattaaaaatattatatatatttacatTAATTTATGTTTGGGACGATATGTCGTCCTTATAGTTTTTCGGAGACCCGCCAATTAGTTTTCGATCCCGCTCAAACTACAGAAACGATCTATCTTCGCTTTAGGTTTGGAAGTCAAACAAATTTAGTCAACTCTATAGTGACGATTTGTCGTCCCTATATGATCCTCTATGGCGACGACATTTGTCGTCCCTATAGCTTTCGTCGCTGTAGACTCGTATTCTTGTAGTGCATAAACAATAATTCAAGAATTGGGTGACAATTGGGGGAAATGTTTTATGTGGGAAAGAGGTGGGGTCataggagggagagagagagagagagagagagagagagagagagagagagagagagagagagagagagagagagagagagagagagagagagagagagagagagagagagagagagagagagagagagagagagagagagagaagtggacccacttttatatttaataacaatattattattaaaaagtgaaagaaaaatgaaaaataaattcattaaggatataatagtctttttagtttggGCAGGGACCAAAATTACAAGCAAAGTAACTCAAAATGACCATCAACAAAAAAAATCATGGTTTAGACTAAAACCTCAAAAAAATATATACCACATggacatttttgcaattttgtctaattgTTATAAACTTTATTATCATAAGTATGAAATATAATGTCTAGATTAATATCAAACGCGCTGGGATCAAAGACTCCTTGCAACCAATCTAGAATAACCAACACTCAAACACAAATTCTAAGTTTCAATTTTCACACATGCATGGATTTCCTTCTCAGGTGATTCACTGTTTTGTTATCAACACGAAACGCTTGTGCTAGAATCTCATTTGAAATCGGTGGAGTAGATCCAAATATCGTGTTTGTGAGGCTAATAAGCCCCGGGTTTTGACTGCTCAAAGCAGCAATAGCACTTGCATTCGTATGACCTAAATTcctctgaaaatgaacaagtccAACGGGGAACACAAATACATCACCCTTTTGAAGAACTTTCGTAATAAGTCGATTCTGTGGGTCTGATGTAATGAATCCGACTTGAAGAGTTCCCTCTAGAACCATGATTATCTCAGTTGCTCGAGGGTGCGTGTGTGGTGGGTTGGCTCCCCATAGTGCGTAGTCAATCCGGATCAATGAGAGGCCAAGAGTATTGAGTCCCGGTATTTGATATACCGTTACCGGGGTAACTTTATACCCGTAAGAGTTTCTTGTATCACCGGCGATGTGGAGCCCACCATAGTAAAAATCATCGGCTTGGACAAACATAGGGTTCTTGCAAGCCATGCCGTTGACTCTTACTGCAACTAaacaaatataaattttatattattagaaGACAAAAGAAGCTGACACTAATATTAAGaaataatgtaaaaaaaaaaaaaaaccgagtATATTTAACCTAGGTTGGTAGGATCGGCTACGCAAAAATCTTGTAGGGGTGCAGGTTCGAATGAAGAAACCCGTAAGAGTGAGAGGTTGAATGTTGCTATCAAAATGAAGAAGAAAAAAGCTGTTGCCATGGATTAATTGAAGCCTTTCCTAGCGTAATATTCGAAGCACAGTGACAAGAGTACTTGGATAGAAAAAAGTTTTTTGGGTGAACATGTAGTTCTGTTTGAAGTATATTTATATAGTACGTATAGATGGAAGATCATGCAAAAGATCTTGGATCTTGGTGGTTAAAGCTTGTTTAGTTTACTTTGATAATATGACTACATTATCTTATTCAAGTCTTGAAAAAATTCAAGAATTGCCCTTAGTTCACTTGAGGTTCATGATTCATAAAATTGTATGGCCCATGTTACTATAATAtattattactaattaaataacaaaattatagtttatCCATTTATCAAAGgttataaacttatttattgtaattttttttatgaatattgtCATTGTGTTTTTCAAAACTTGCAGGAatgattaattattttttaacacCGATTTGTTTTTTGTTCCTCGGTATAAGGGTAGTTTGGTCTTAGCAAGGATTGTCTTTATGACCATGGACAAACCAAAGGGTCTATTTATTTTGAAAAGCTTTTTGTGTGCCTCATGTTATAATAGtgtttttagttatattaaaaatgaattttttaccttaaaattttgaaatgttaCAATAAACCTATAAATTCACTAATTTAGAGTTTAATGcaacaattataaaaactaatacattCTTACATATTTACTCCACAAAAAAAATACTCACAAGAAAATTAATACTAATATTCATATTTCAAcatataatttataaataaatcacaacttaatacaatcaattcacaacttaatatagtgaattcacaatttaatacatgaaattaatagtttaatacacaaaaaatatACATTCATATCAATGTTCTCTATTTAAAATTTACATTTATACATTCAGATATGTTGGCAAGTGTTTCTTTCAAATTTTTATTTGTATAATATTCAAAATTTAAGTTTTACATATTTTAGTCAAAATTAGAGAAAATAAAATATATGTATAATGCTTCTTTCCTTTCATGTTTTAGAAGcaaacataaaattcataaaaaaagtTAAGAGCTTAataaactcatttcacaacttaatatatttttaattcacaatttaatacacaaattCACAGTTTAACAAAATATATTTACAGGTTAAAAATTACATTTGATGATGTTTTGAGCATTGGATGTTGTATTAGATAGCAGTTCACACATTCATCACAATCTACAACTTAAAAAACCTAAACTCGTATTATTTGAGAAAACACTAATATAATAAAAACATGTTTAAATTCacattaaaactaaaaaaatctcATACATATACtagttaaaacatataaaaaaattcGTTTAATCACAActaaaacatatttaaaataaaatcatgCATTGACAACTTAATACTTACAAAGATCAtgcattcacaacttaatacttaTAAAAAAAACCATACATTGATAACATAAAACTTTTTCTAATTGAAGCAGTCAGATATGTATAAAATCTGCTcattaataaattagtaattattAAAAACATACTTATTCACAGCTTAGGAAACAAGTCTAGACATTGATTCACAGCTTAATAAACTAGTTTAGAAACTTATTCATATTATTGAAAGTTTAAAAACATACATTGTTTTCAGtgaggcatttcatcaaacaccttcaATGAATCTTATGTCCAGATCTGAGATTGTTCTCTTTGCTTTAGATGCATGAGCACCGATGATAGGCAACAACAATAGTGGTGCGACGTCGGTTGTGGTATAGGTGGGGTCAGATCAACGGTGGTAGTATCATATTTGGATATCAGATCTGTTGGCGATGATTTCTGCCAGATTTATTGTTTCAGCGAAGCAAATCTGTGAAATTTTTTTGTATTCCATCAGATATGGAAGTTGAATCTCTAGAGACGAACTAGATCTGGACTTCAAAGTAGAGTGTGATGTTTTTTGGTATTTCGACAAAGCATAGTAGCTGATGTTAGGCAGTGGTCGGTGGTGATAAGGTCGACTATCAGATCTAACCAAAACGCACCAGATCTGATATGTTTTgcattttagagagagaaagtgaagccGAAGCAGCTTCTTAACTCCAAAATTGAGACCAAGTAGTGATTAACAGTGATGGTGGAAGGTGGTGGTTATCACCGCTTGTCGGAGCTCATAATTTGGAGGAGAAAATCTAAGATCAAAAGTCAAAGATCATAGATTTGAATAGGGATGTTATAGATCTAAAGTTCAAATTGTAGGTATGAAGAGGAAAATCGTAGATCTGAAGCTGAAATTATAGATCTAGAACCAACCGGAGCTAGTGGATCTAGTTGCGGTGGTTTGTCGAATGTAGGAGGCGGCGGCGGTTCACCGGTGGTAGGAGGCAGCAGCACTCAAGGCTGGTGGCTGGTGGCTAATTAATGGTGATGTTTGTgtgttcttcaagtttgagatgaGAGAGAAGATAACCATGTGAAAATGTATGTAGTATGTGTAGATCTGATATAACAAAAGTTGAAAATGGGTTCTTGTGTTATACTTTAATAAAAATGGATCTTAACCTTTAGTATTTCTGATTTGATCTTTTTCTATatatttatgtgtgtgtgtgtgtgtgtgtatatatatatatatatata encodes:
- the LOC111905677 gene encoding putative germin-like protein 2-1, whose amino-acid sequence is MATAFFFFILIATFNLSLLRVSSFEPAPLQDFCVADPTNLVAVRVNGMACKNPMFVQADDFYYGGLHIAGDTRNSYGYKVTPVTVYQIPGLNTLGLSLIRIDYALWGANPPHTHPRATEIIMVLEGTLQVGFITSDPQNRLITKVLQKGDVFVFPVGLVHFQRNLGHTNASAIAALSSQNPGLISLTNTIFGSTPPISNEILAQAFRVDNKTVNHLRRKSMHV